A genomic window from Deinococcus detaillensis includes:
- the fusA gene encoding elongation factor G — MTIKASTAYLEHFRNIGIAAHIDAGKTTTTERILYYTGRTHNIGEVHDGAATMDWMEQERERGITITAAATTAKWKHSGTDQEYVINIIDTPGHVDFTIEVERSMRVLDGAVAVFDSSQGVEPQSETVWRQADRYGVPRIAYSNKMDKTGASFELVLSDIRERLGAIPAPIQYPMGEEAEFKGIIDIVRMQAHTYTNDLGTDIEIGPIPEKFNAKVAEMRAQLIEAAAEVDETVMEKYLSGEEPTIEELMYAVRQGTIAKKIFPVLCGSALKNKGVQLLLDAVIDYLPSPLEVPAIRGVVEDSEETHDFPADPEGQLAALAFKIMADPYVGRLTFVRIYSGTMHSGSYIYNASKNKRERVGRLLKMHANSREEVTELRAGELGAVIGLKDSGTGNTLIGDGDNHVLLESIDVPEPVIKLAIEPKTKADQEKMGVGLQRLAEEDPTFRVETDQESGQTTIAGMGELHLEILVDRLKREYKVEANVGAPQVAFRETITRAVDAEGKFVRQSGGRGQFGHVKIKAEPLEPGSGFIFENAIVGGTVPREYVKPAQQGIEEAMQSGPMLGFPVVDMKVTIYDGSYHEVDSSEMAFKIAGSMALKEAVQKGAPALLEPIMRVEVTVPDDFMGDIIGDLNSRRGQIQGMEARGNAQLVKAFVPLSEMFGYATDMRSMSQGRASYSMFFDHYSQVPNNIAQQLMKK; from the coding sequence ATGACGATCAAAGCAAGCACCGCTTATTTGGAGCATTTCCGCAACATCGGTATTGCCGCGCACATCGACGCCGGCAAGACCACCACCACCGAGCGCATCCTGTATTACACCGGACGCACCCACAACATCGGCGAAGTCCATGACGGCGCGGCCACCATGGACTGGATGGAGCAGGAGCGCGAGCGCGGCATCACCATCACCGCCGCTGCCACCACCGCCAAGTGGAAGCACTCCGGCACTGACCAGGAATACGTCATCAACATCATCGACACTCCCGGTCACGTGGATTTCACCATTGAAGTCGAGCGTTCCATGCGCGTCCTCGACGGCGCGGTGGCTGTCTTCGACAGCTCGCAGGGCGTCGAGCCGCAGTCCGAGACCGTCTGGCGTCAGGCCGACCGTTACGGCGTGCCGCGCATTGCCTATTCCAACAAAATGGATAAGACCGGCGCGAGCTTCGAGCTGGTACTGAGCGATATCCGCGAGCGCCTCGGCGCAATCCCCGCTCCCATCCAGTACCCGATGGGCGAGGAAGCCGAATTTAAGGGCATCATCGACATCGTGCGGATGCAGGCCCACACCTACACCAACGACTTGGGCACCGACATTGAGATCGGGCCGATTCCTGAGAAGTTCAATGCCAAAGTCGCCGAGATGCGTGCTCAACTCATCGAAGCCGCTGCCGAAGTCGATGAGACCGTCATGGAGAAGTACCTCAGCGGCGAAGAACCCACCATCGAAGAATTGATGTACGCCGTTCGTCAGGGCACCATCGCCAAGAAGATCTTCCCGGTTCTCTGCGGCAGCGCCCTCAAAAATAAAGGCGTGCAGCTCCTTCTCGACGCCGTGATCGACTACTTGCCCAGCCCGCTGGAAGTTCCGGCCATTCGCGGCGTCGTGGAAGATAGCGAAGAAACCCACGATTTCCCCGCTGACCCCGAAGGCCAACTGGCCGCGCTGGCATTCAAGATCATGGCCGATCCCTACGTGGGCCGCCTGACCTTCGTGCGCATCTACTCGGGCACCATGCACAGCGGCTCGTACATTTACAACGCTTCCAAGAACAAGCGCGAGCGCGTGGGCCGTCTGCTCAAAATGCACGCCAACAGCCGCGAGGAAGTCACTGAACTGCGTGCAGGTGAACTTGGAGCCGTCATTGGCCTCAAGGACTCGGGCACCGGCAACACCCTCATCGGTGACGGCGACAACCACGTGCTCTTGGAGAGCATTGACGTTCCAGAACCAGTGATCAAGCTGGCTATCGAACCCAAGACCAAGGCCGACCAGGAAAAAATGGGCGTGGGCCTCCAGCGTCTCGCCGAGGAAGATCCTACCTTCCGCGTCGAAACCGACCAGGAAAGCGGCCAGACCACCATCGCGGGCATGGGCGAACTTCACCTCGAAATTCTGGTGGACCGCCTCAAGCGCGAGTACAAGGTTGAAGCCAATGTGGGCGCTCCGCAAGTCGCCTTCCGCGAGACCATCACCCGCGCCGTGGACGCCGAAGGCAAGTTCGTGCGTCAGTCGGGCGGACGCGGCCAGTTCGGTCATGTCAAGATCAAGGCCGAGCCGCTCGAACCCGGCTCAGGCTTCATTTTCGAGAACGCCATCGTCGGCGGCACTGTGCCCCGCGAGTATGTCAAGCCCGCCCAGCAGGGTATCGAAGAAGCCATGCAGAGCGGCCCTATGCTCGGCTTCCCCGTCGTGGACATGAAAGTCACTATCTATGACGGCTCGTATCACGAAGTCGATTCCTCGGAAATGGCCTTCAAGATCGCCGGTTCGATGGCCCTTAAAGAAGCCGTTCAGAAGGGTGCTCCGGCCCTGCTCGAACCCATTATGCGCGTCGAGGTCACGGTGCCCGACGACTTCATGGGCGACATCATCGGCGATCTCAACTCGCGCCGTGGCCAGATTCAGGGCATGGAAGCACGCGGTAATGCCCAGCTCGTCAAGGCCTTCGTGCCGCTCTCCGAAATGTTCGGCTACGCCACCGACATGCGCTCCATGTCGCAGGGCCGCGCCAGCTACTCGATGTTCTTCGATCACTACAGCCAAGTGCCGAACAATATCGCTCAGCAACTGATGAAGAAGTAA